The genomic segment AAGGTTGGAGATGTAATTAAGTAAAAATTAAGTAAAAAATAGAGGTTTAAAATGGTATTTGAGTAAAAAAGAAACGTTATTTTCATTTCTACTATTTTTTTAGAAAGAAGATGCAAATTTGATATTAAAAATATGATAGAAGTTTCGGATTAGTCTTCAGAAGTGAGATAAATCCAAAACTCTTTATGCGATTTTCCCTGATTAAGAAAATAAAATTGCAAAATAGCTACACGGTATAGTGTAATTACCATTTTTGCAAATGGGATGGCAAGTGAGAGGGTAAGCCACCAAGGTTGCTCTTTAGCACCTTTGGTCAGCATCATCTCTTCTATACCGATATTATTACTCAAATAGACACCAAATGCCATCGAGAAGATAAAATTCAAGATAACACCGAAAATGGCATATGAGAAAAATTCAGGAGAAGAGAAATCGATCATCGTACCTTACTCTTTATAATTTTTAATAGCATCTTCAAGGATTTTGGTTGCGGATGCTTTATCTTCAAACCCTTTTACTTTTACCCATTTGCCAGGTTCAAGCATTTTATAGGTTTCAAAGAAGTTTTTGATTTTTGCCAATGTATGTTTTGGAATGTCCCCAAGGTCTTGAATCTCTTCAAACGTAGGATCGATTTTAGAGGTTGGAACGGCAAGTAATTTTTCATCAATACCGCTCTCATCTTCCATAATTAATACACCGACAAGGCGGCAGTTTGTCACACATCCCTCAACCATAGGATATTCGGTTAAAATCAAAATATCTGCCGGATCACCGTCTTGCGAAAGTGTTTTGTTAACAAAGCCGTAGTTAGCAGGATAATACATTGCTGAGTGCATTACGCGATCAAGTACTAAAGCACCGCTCTCTTTTTCAACTTCGTATTTAATGTTTGAACCACATGCAATTTCGATAATTGCTTTTACTTTATCCGGATTTTCACCGTACCCGATTTTATTAAGATCCATATAACTAGCTCCCTATATTTTATGCCGAATTGTAACACTATTTATAAAAAAAATACAGTTGAAAAATATGTTACAATATTACACATATTTGGCACTAAAAAGTATTAAGTGTTACAAAAATGCAACATTTTTTGAATTTATTGCTTGATAATTACAAAAAGTGATCTGGCTTTATGAGATATAGTGTAAAGTTCTTACCATAAAAGAAAACTCACGGAGAAAAAACATGGCTACTTTTGAACAAGCGTCTTTAGATTATCATATCGCGCGAAACAAATTTGATACTAATGGAAAAATTGGTACTTTGATTACAAAACCATGTGATACAGTTGATGAACTCTCTATGGCATATAGTCCTGGAGTTGCTTACCCGTGTTTGGAAATCGAAAAAGATATCGATACTGCATACGACTATACCAATAAAGGTAACTTGGTAGCCGTTATCTCTGATGGTACTGCTGTTTTGGGTCTTGGCGATATCGGTCATCTAGCAGGTAAACCGGTCATGGAAGGAAAATGTGTCCTTTTCAAATCGTTTGCAAAAGTAGATGCTGTTGATATTGAACTAAACGTTCACGATACAGAATCAATCATTGCAACGGTAGCAGCCATTGCCGATACATTCGGTGGAATCAACCTTGAAGATATCGCTGCACCACAATGTTTTGAAATTGAAGAGCGCTTGAAAGAGATTTGTAACGTCCCTGTTTTCCATGACGATCAACACGGTACAGCGGTTATTACTACAGCTGGTCTTATTAATGCACTTGAAATGAGTGGTAAAAATGCTGAAGATCTTAAAGTCGTCGTAATCGGTGCAGGTGCAAGTGGTATCGCGTGTGCAACAATGTACAAAGCTTTGGGTGTTAAAAACATTACGATGTTGGATTCAAAAGGGGTTATCCACTCTGGACGTACCGATTTGAACAAACAAAAAGCAATGTTTGCGTTTGAAACAAATGATCGTACGCCAGCAGA from the Sulfuricurvum sp. genome contains:
- the ppa gene encoding inorganic diphosphatase, which translates into the protein MDLNKIGYGENPDKVKAIIEIACGSNIKYEVEKESGALVLDRVMHSAMYYPANYGFVNKTLSQDGDPADILILTEYPMVEGCVTNCRLVGVLIMEDESGIDEKLLAVPTSKIDPTFEEIQDLGDIPKHTLAKIKNFFETYKMLEPGKWVKVKGFEDKASATKILEDAIKNYKE
- a CDS encoding malic enzyme-like NAD(P)-binding protein, whose amino-acid sequence is MATFEQASLDYHIARNKFDTNGKIGTLITKPCDTVDELSMAYSPGVAYPCLEIEKDIDTAYDYTNKGNLVAVISDGTAVLGLGDIGHLAGKPVMEGKCVLFKSFAKVDAVDIELNVHDTESIIATVAAIADTFGGINLEDIAAPQCFEIEERLKEICNVPVFHDDQHGTAVITTAGLINALEMSGKNAEDLKVVVIGAGASGIACATMYKALGVKNITMLDSKGVIHSGRTDLNKQKAMFAFETNDRTPADAAQGADMILGLSGPEQITQDMVRSMAPNPIIFACANPTPEIMPDLAKAVRDDLIIGTGRSDFANQVNNVLGFPFIFRGALDVRATKITENMKMAASRALAALAKEATPDYVQAAHNRTDMTFGPEYIIPSPFDKRLMVWVSSAVAQAAIEDGVARVKEFDLEAYKAKLHDMAVNS